The sequence GTCCAATCTTGATGACAACAATTGCGATGGTATTCGGTATGTTCCCAATTGCATTGGCAAAAGGAGCGGGAGCTGAATGGAAAAACGGATTGGCTTGGGTAATTATTGGAGGTTTGATCTCTTCTTTATTCTTGACCTTGATTGTGGTTCCTGTAATTTATAATATCATGGAGAAATTGATTCAGAAATTCTCTAAAGGAGAAAAAATCGACTACGAAGCTGAAATGGTGGCTGATTATACGCCAACAGAATTAAGCGAAGACGGTTTTAATCCGAAACATACCCATTAATTTTGATTTAATTTTAGACGAAAGTTCCAATTAGGAAATTTCAAAACTAAAAATCCCAAATTCCAATATGAAGGAGTTTGGGATTTTTTTATTGATTTTAGGAATTAAGAAAAAAAATGTTTCACGCAGATTTTACAGATTTAAGCAGATTTAAAAAAGATTTTCGTTTAATTAAAGATAGCCTGTGGTTTCAACCACGGGCTATGTTGAGCAAAAGAGATAGATATTTCAGCAGATTTAATTAGAATAAATCTGCGTTTATCTGCTTAAATCTGTTTAAAATCTGCGTAAAAAAATTATAGATAGTTTATTTAAAAATCTGTTTATTTGTATCACCTTACAAAAATTATTATGCTACAAAAAGATAAATCGGCTGCGATTGGTTTCATTTTCATAACCATGTTGATTGACATTACGGGCTGGGGAATTATTATTCCGGTTGTTCCAAAATTAATCGAAGAATTGATTCACGGAGATATCAGCGAAGCGGCAAAAATTGGCGGCTGGCTGACTTTTGCGTATGCAATAACACAATTTGTCTTTGCACCAGTAATTGGAAATTTGAGTGATAAATTCGGAAGAAGACCTATTATCTTGATTTCGCTTTTCGGATTTTCATTAGATTATCTTTTGTTGGCATTTTCACCAACGATTATTTGGCTTTTTATCGGAAGAATTATTGCTGGAATTACCGGTGCGAGCATCACAACAGCTTCTGCCTATATTGCCGATGTCAGCACGGCCGAAAACAGAGCAAAAAACTTTGGATTAATTGGTGCCGCTTTCGGATTAGGATTTATCATCGGACCTGTTATTGGAGGTTTATTAGGACAATACGGATCACGGGTTCCTTTTTACGCAGCAGCGATTTTGTGTATGGTCAATTTCCTTTACGGATTTTTTATTTTGCCAGAATCTCTTAAAAAAGAGAACCGAAGACCTTTTGATTGGAAACGTGCAAATCCAGTTGGTGCGATTTTAGGCTTGAAAAAACATCCAGAATTAATTGGGTTGATTTCAGCAATATTCCTTTTATATGTGGGTTCGCATGCGGTTCAGAGCAATTGGAGTTTCTTTACCATTTATCAATTCAATTGGAATGAAAGAATGATCGGAATTTCATTAGGAATCATCGGACTTTTGGTTGGAGTAGTGCAAGGCGGATTAATCCGTTTTATTAATCCGAAATTAGGAAACGAGAAAAGTATTTATGTTGGTTTGGGATTATATACAGTCGGAATGTTATTATTTGCTTTTGCAACAGAAAGCTGGATGATGTTTGTGTTTTTGATTCCGTATTGCCTTGGCGGAATTGCTGGGCCGGCTTTGCAATCAGTTGTAGCCAGTAAAGTATTGCCAAGCGAACAAGGCGAAATTCAAGGAACTTTGACCAGTTTAATGAGTGCTTCTTCCATAATTGGTCCGCCAATGATGGCCAATACTTTTTACTTTTTCACTCATAGTGATGCGCCATTTAAATTTGCAGGAGCGCCCTTTATTTTGGGCGGATTTTTAATGCTGCTGAGTACTGTTGTTGCTTATTTTTCATTGAAAAAACATTCGGTTCCAAAAACAGAAATCAGTCAACAAGAAATCGAATAAAAACGAAAAAGCCTTCATTACATAAAATGAAGGCTTTTTTTATGGCTTTTGAATAATTATTTTTTAATGAATTTTACTGTTTTTGCTTTCCCTTCAGATGTTACTTTTAGAATATAAACACCACTAGAAAGACTTGATAAATCAATCCCAGCA comes from Flavobacterium sp. KACC 22761 and encodes:
- a CDS encoding TCR/Tet family MFS transporter — its product is MLQKDKSAAIGFIFITMLIDITGWGIIIPVVPKLIEELIHGDISEAAKIGGWLTFAYAITQFVFAPVIGNLSDKFGRRPIILISLFGFSLDYLLLAFSPTIIWLFIGRIIAGITGASITTASAYIADVSTAENRAKNFGLIGAAFGLGFIIGPVIGGLLGQYGSRVPFYAAAILCMVNFLYGFFILPESLKKENRRPFDWKRANPVGAILGLKKHPELIGLISAIFLLYVGSHAVQSNWSFFTIYQFNWNERMIGISLGIIGLLVGVVQGGLIRFINPKLGNEKSIYVGLGLYTVGMLLFAFATESWMMFVFLIPYCLGGIAGPALQSVVASKVLPSEQGEIQGTLTSLMSASSIIGPPMMANTFYFFTHSDAPFKFAGAPFILGGFLMLLSTVVAYFSLKKHSVPKTEISQQEIE